A genomic region of Tamandua tetradactyla isolate mTamTet1 chromosome 2, mTamTet1.pri, whole genome shotgun sequence contains the following coding sequences:
- the S1PR3 gene encoding sphingosine 1-phosphate receptor 3, whose product MPGMATVLSPQDKPSQGNETLHEHYNYVGKLAGRLKDTSEGSPLTTVLFLIICSFIVLENLMVLIAIWKNNKFHNRMYFFIGNLALCDLLAGIAYKVNILMSGKKTLSLSPTVWFIREGSMFVALGASTCSLLAIAIERHLTMIKMRPYDANKKHRVFLLIGMCWLIAISLGALPILGWNCLYNLPDCSTILPLYSKKYIAFCISIFIAILVTIVILYARIYFLVKSSSRNVANHNNSERSMALLRTVVIVVSVFIACWSPLFILFLIDVACKVKECTVLFEAQWFIVLAVLNSAMNPIIYTLASKEMRRAFFRLVCTCLVRGKGARASPAQPALDPSRSKSSSSNHSSHSPKIKEDLPQMLTSSCAIDKNKTLQNGILCK is encoded by the coding sequence ATGCCGGGGATGGCGACTGTCCTCAGCCCCCAAGATAAGCCCTCCCAGGGGAATGAGACCCTGCACGAGCATTACAACTACGTGGGCAAACTGGCGGGCAGGCTGAAGGACACCTCTGAGGGCAGCCCACTCACCACAGTGTTGTTCTTGATCATCTGCAGTTTCATCGTCTTGGAGAACCTGATGGTTTTGATCGCCATCtggaaaaacaataaatttcacaaCCGCATGTACTTTTTCATCGGCAACCTGGCTCTCTGCGACCTGCTGGCCGGCATAGCTTACAAGGTCAACATCTTGATGTCCGGCAAGAAGACGTTAAGCCTGTCCCCAACGGTCTGGTTTATACGGGAAGGCAGTATGTTTGTGGCTCTTGGGGCATCCACTTGCAGCTTACTGGCCATTGCTATTGAGAGACACCTGACGATGATCAAAATGAGGCCTTACGACGCCAACAAGAAGCACCGAGTCTTCCTTCTCATCGGGATGTGCTGGCTCATTGCGATTTCCCTAGGCGCCTTACCCATCCTGGGCTGGAACTGCCTCTACAATCTCCCTGATTGCTCCACCATCTTGCCTCTTTATTCCAAGAAGTACATCGCATTTTGCATCAGCATCTTCATAGCTATTTTGGTGACCATCGTCATCCTCTACGCGCGCATCTATTTCCTGGTGAAGTCCAGCAGCCGCAACGTGGCCAATCATAACAACTCGGAGCGGTCCATGGCCCTGCTGCGGACAGTGGTAATCGTCGTGAGTGTGTTCATTGCCTGCTGGTCCCCGCTCTTCATTCTCTTCCTCATTGACGTGGCGTGCAAGGTCAAGGAGTGTACCGTCCTGTTTGAAGCCCAGTGGTTCATCGTACTGGCGGTACTCAACTCCGCCATGAACCCCATCATCTACACACTGGCCAGCAAGGAGATGCGCCGCGCCTTCTTCCGCCTGGTCTGCACCTGCCTGGTCAGGGGCAAGGGTGCCCGTGCCTCGCCTGCCCAGCCGGCTCTCGACCCCAGCAGAAGCAAATCGAGCAGCAGCAACCACAGCAGCCATTCCCCAAAGATCAAGGAAGACCTCCCCCAAATGCTCACCTCGTCCTGCGCAATCgacaaaaacaaaaccctgcAGAACGGGATCCTCTGCAAGTGA